Proteins encoded within one genomic window of Ursus arctos isolate Adak ecotype North America unplaced genomic scaffold, UrsArc2.0 scaffold_9, whole genome shotgun sequence:
- the FGFRL1 gene encoding fibroblast growth factor receptor-like 1, with translation MTPSPTLLLLLPPLLLGALPPAAAARGPPRMADKVVPRQVARLGRTVRLQCPVEGDPPPLTMWTKDGRTIHGGWSRFRVLPQGLKVKEVEREDAGAYVCKATNGFGSLSVNYTLIVMDDTGPGRERLGHDGSSGGQEDAASKQWARPRFTQPSKMRRRVIARPVGSSVRLKCVASGHPRPDIMWMKDDQALTGLEAGEHGKKKWTLSLKNLRPEDSGKYTCRVSNRAGAINATYKVDVIQRTRSKPVLTGTHPVNTTVDFGGTTSFQCKVRSDVKPVIQWLKRVEYGAEGRYNSTIDVGGQKFVVLPTGDVWSRPDGSYLNKLLIARARQDDAGMYICLGANTMGYSFRSAFLTVLPDPKPPGPPVAPSSSTTSLPWPVVIGIPAGAVFILGTVLLWLCQAKKKPCAPGPAPPLPAHRPPVAARDRGGDKDLPVPAALGTAPGMGLCEELGPPTAPQHLLGPGQSAGPRLYPKLYTDVHTHTHTHSHTHAHVEGKIHQHIHYQC, from the exons GCCCCCCGAGGATGGCGGACAAGGTGGTTCCAAGGCAGGTGGCCCGGCTGGGACGCACCGTGCGGCTGCAGTGCCCTGTGGAGGGGGACCCGCCACCACTGACCATGTGGACCAAGGATGGCCGCACAATCCATGGCGGCTGGAGCCGCTTCCGTGTGCTGCCCCAAGGCCTCAAGGTGAAGGAGGTGGAGCGGGAGGACGCCGGCGCCTACGTGTGCAAGGCCACCAACGGCTTTGGCAGCCTCAGCGTCAACTACACCCTCATCGTGATGG ATGACACTGGCCCAGGAAGGGAGCGTCTGGGGCACGATGGCTCCTCTGGGGGCCAGGAGGACGCAGCCAGCAAGCAGTGGG CGCGGCCCCGCTTCACACAGCCCTCCAAGATGAGGCGCCGGGTGATCGCACGGCCCGTGGGCAGCTCCGTGCGGCTCAAGTGCGTGGCCAGTGGGCACCCGCGGCCCGACATCATGTGGATGAAGGATGACCAGGCCTTGACGGGCTTGGAGGCCGGGGAGCACGGGAAGAAGAAGTGGACGCTGAGTCTGAAGAACCTGCGTCCCGAGGACAGTGGCAAGTACACGTGTCGCGTGTCCAACCGCGCAGGGGCCATCAACGCGACGTACAAGGTGGACGTGATCC AGCGGACGCGCTCCAAGCCCGTCCTCACGGGCACGCACCCCGTGAACACGACCGTGGACTTCGGGGGCACCACGTCCTTCCAGTGCAAAGTGCGCAGTGACGTGAAGCCGGTGATCCAGTGGCTGAAGCGTGTGGAGTACGGCGCCGAGGGCCGCTACAACTCCACCATTGACGTGGGCGGCCAGAAGTTTGTGGTGCTGCCCACGGGCGACGTGTGGTCGAGGCCCGACGGCTCCTACCTCAATAAGCTGCTCATCGCCCGCGCGCGCCAGGACGACGCGGGCATGTACATTTGCCTGGGCGCCAACACCATGGGCTACAGCTTCCGCAGCGCCTTCCTCACCGTGCTGCCAG ACCCCAAGCCACCAGGGCCACCCGTGGCCCCCTCGTCCTCGACCACTAGCTTGCCGTGGCCCGTGGTCATCGGCATCCCGGCCGGCGCTGTCTTCATCCTCGGCACCGTGCTCCTGTGGCTCTGCCAGGCCAAGAAGAAGCCGTGTGCGCCTGGGcccgcccctcctctgcctgcGCACCGCCCGCCCGTGGCTGCTCGCGACCGTGGTGGGGACAAGGACCTTCCCGTGCCAGCCGCCCTCGGTACTGCCCCCGGCATGGGGCTGTGTGAGGAGCTTGGGCCTCCCACGGCCCCCCAGCACTTGCTGGGCCCAGGCCAGTCTGCTGGCCCCAGACTTTACCCCAAACTCTACACagacgtgcacacgcacacgcacacgcactcacacacgcacgctcacgtGGAGGGCAAGATCCACCAGCACATCCACTATCAGTGCTAG